The proteins below are encoded in one region of Rhododendron vialii isolate Sample 1 chromosome 7a, ASM3025357v1:
- the LOC131333675 gene encoding SUPPRESSOR OF ABI3-5 isoform X1, which produces MDPGRYGLQQGWENNSALEGYGAVHEPNFRAGGSYDDRRFIEERLPRDNLYPRNAFHRDTLERENYPPPPPAVGPWPRSRRRSYEEEYPLERDSRRHEKPYADSYNDLDSFHKADKYHEIDTFQEIDTFQEYDKSRDGYRRIDNYSDHVYDRPSRYGGRGRDDPAYEDYAYRSRVSHQNREDSHERDYDYGRHSYDSDYDRGSRRDSSWSRRESRDRDKISRERDRSPHRRHDRSRSRGHDDHPRSRSRSRSPRSRSRGRSYREDSYDDGRYERSEKRRDRDRTHEHYSVSPSATVVVKGLSQKTTEEDLYQILAEWGPLRHVRVIKERNSGISRGFAFIDFPSVGAARAMMDKIGDDGLVVDGRKLFFEYSSKPTGGAGGPSFGPDNAFKSGHANHRSVTVPSDWMCTICGCINFARRTSCFQCNEPRTDDAPPADMASSNPTPMGKKGEAGPTHVLVVRGLDENADEEMLRYEFSKHAPIKDLRLVRDKFTHVSRGFAFVHFHTVEDATKALEATNGTTLEKNGQILRVAYAKSILGPASGPSGSSQSSSLAAAAIEAAAFSQQYDAVGWAPKEYNADDTQSTGGQEQGSGVVAGPKDASAPQSGFVWDEASGYYYDATSGFYYDGNTGLYYDGNNGIWYSFDQQTQQYVPCSDQSDNKTSGKLTESSKPSDVSASRKVVISAPAATITSSSVKAVSSLPDAVQAAANAAIAAEKKEKEKLKEIRLASKSSILANKKKMSNVLTLWKQRSHEGQAPRVAIEENQPSVSAEDRSNSVAGVSTKSRYKMESASMKENVVTSSGFTPTTIAAQSVSLEAEVRPRPVSNSSGGTLMGVIRGSGRGVVKSDTSFSSSPAPYSLSPAPYTATNADAPPTATVTPFRTDASALGSPYVPPVAAGGGKRRFSEMPIQSASTTQKEQQAQTAYRDRAAERRSLYGSSSSIGDGASDIGLGDTNRDSAFKKGLVDSMPFPPGVGGGRGSGEASTPSYEVITAEKAIDESNVGNRMLRNMGWQEGLGLGKDGSGMIEPVQAKAVEHRAGLGSQQKKVVDPGLEVQAGDSYRTLIQKKAIARFREMSS; this is translated from the exons ATGGATCCTGGTCGTTATGGTCTTCAGCAAGGATGGGAAAATAACAGC GCTTTGGAGGGGTATGGTGCAGTCCATGAGCCAAACTTCCG GGCTGGTGGTTCCTATGATGATAGGAGGTTTATTGAAGAAAGACTACCAAGGGATAACCTCTACCCCAGGAATGCCTTCCACCGGGATACATTGGAGAGGGAGAACtatccacctccacctcctgcTGTTGGTCCATGGCCTCGATCAAGAAGGAGAAGTTATGAAGAAGAATATCCACTTGAGAGGGACTCTAGACGACATGAGAAGCCATATGCTGATTCATATAATGATTTGGATTCTTTTCACAAAGCTGACAAGTATCACGAGATTGATACATTTCAGGAGATTGATACATTTCAGGAATATGACAAGTCTCGGGATGGTTATCGCAGGATTGACAACTACTCTGATCACGTCTATGACAGGCCTTCTAGATATGGGGGACGTGGGCGTGATGATCCGGCATATGAGGATTATGCATATAGATCTCGTGTTTCCCATCAAAACCGGGAAGATAGCCACGAGAGGGATTATGATTATGGAAGGCATAGTTATGATTCAGATTACGATAGAGGTAGTAGGAGAGATAGTAGTTGGAGTCGTCGTGAATCTCGTGATCGTGACAAGATAAGCCGTGAAAGAGATAGGAGTCCACATAGAAGACATGACCGTTCTAGGTCTAGGGGACATGACGATCACCCAAGGTCGAGGTCGAGATCAAGGTCTCCTCGGAGTCGAAGTCGCGGTCGGAGTTATCGAGAGGACAGCTACGACGATGGTCGATATGAGAGAAGTGAGAAGCGAAGAGATCGTGACCGTACGCATGAGCATTACTCTGTG TCTCCATCTGCCACTGTAGTTGTTAAGGGTCTCTCCCAAAAGACAACAGAGGAAGATTTGTACCAAATCCTT GCTGAATGGGGACCCCTTCGTCATGTCCGTGTGATCAAAGAACGCAATTCGGGCATCTCTCGTGGATTTGCTTTTATTGATTTTCCTTCAGTG GGAGCTGCGCGTGCGATGATGGATAAAATTGGAGACGACGGTCTTGTCGTTGATGGTAGGAAGCTTTTCTTTGAGTACAG TAGCAAGCCAACTGGAGGGGCAGGTGGACCGTCATTTGGGCCGGACAATGCATTTAAATCAGGTCATGCTAACCACAGAAGTGTCACAGTACCATCTGATTGGATGTGCACAATCTGTGGCTGCATCAATTTTGCAAGGCGAACATCCTGCTTTCAG TGTAACGAGCCACGAACAGATGATGCTCCACCAGCAGATATGGCATCATCAAATCCCACGCCAATGGGGAAGAAAGGGGAGGCAG GTCCTACCCATGTTTTGGTTGTCCGTGGATTGGATGAAAATGCTGATGAAGAAATGCTTCGTTATGAATTTTCTAAACATGCTCCAATTAAG GATCTTCGTCTGGTCAGAGACAAGTTCACTCATGTTTCAAGGGGATTTGCTTTTGTCCATTTTCATACG GTTGAGGACGCAACTAAAGCTCTTGAAGCAACAAATGGGACAACTCTGGAGAAGAATGGGCAGATTTTGCGAGTAGCATATGCAAAAAGCATTCTTGGACCAGCATCAGGGCCATCAGGATCATCTCAGTCGAGCAGTCTTGCTGCAGCTGCAATTGAGGCTGCAGCATTTTCTCAACAG TATGATGCAGTTGGATGGGCACCAAAAGAATATAATGCAGATGATACGCAGTCCACTGGTGGGCAGGAGCAGGGTAGTGGAGTGGTTGCAGGCCCAAAGGATGCTTCTGCTCCACAATCTGGCTTTGTGTGGGATGAAGCATCTGGCTACTATTATGATGCTACTTCTGGGTTCTACTATGATGGAAATACAG GTTTGTATTATGACGGTAACAACGGAATTTGGTATTCTTTCGATCAGCAAACTCAGCAGTATGTCCCTTGCTCTGACCAGAGCGACAACAAAACATCTGGAAAATTAACTGAATCTTCCAAGCCATCCGATGTTTCTGCCAGTAGGAAAGTGGTTATTTCTGCACCAGCTGCTACGATAACTTCATCAAGTGTCAAGGCTGTGTCGTCATTGCCAGATGCCGTTCAGGCCGCTGCCAATGCAGCTATAGCTgcggaaaagaaagagaaggagaagCTGAAAGAAATTAGGCTTGCTTCAAAGAGCAGTATTCTGGccaacaagaagaaaatgagtaATGTGTTAACGTTGTGGAAGCAGAGGAGCCACGAAGGGCAAGCACCACGTGTTGCAATTGAGGAAAATCAGCCATCTGTTTCAGCTGAAGACAGATCTAATTCTGTTGCTGGAGTTTCCACAAAGAGTAGGTACAAAATGGAATCTGCCAGTATGAAGGAGAATGTTGTAACCAGTTCTGGgtttactccaaccacaattGCTGCTCAGTCGGTTAGTTTGGAGGCTGAGGTTAGGCCAAGGCCTGTGAGTAACAGCTCAGGGGGTACTTTAATGGGGGTAATTAGAGGGTCCGGTAGGGGTGTGGTGAAATCAGATACTTCATTCTCTTCATCTCCCGCTCCATACTCTTTATCTCCCGCTCCTTACACAGCAACAAATGCAGATGCACCACCCACAGCAACTGTGACACCCTTTAGAACGGATGCATCTGCCTTGGGTTCTCCTTACGTTCCACCTGTAGCAGCTGGAGGTGGCAAGAGGAGGTTTTCTGAGATGCCAATTCAGTCAGCTTCTACTACTCAGAAGGAACAACAGGCTCAGACTGCCTATAGGGATCGTGCAGCGGAGAGGAGGAGCTTGTATGGTTCGTCATCATCAATTGGAGACGGCGCATCTGACATTGGCCTTGGGGATACAA ATCGAGATTCGGCATTCAAAAAGGGTTTAGTCGATTCAATGCCTTTTCCCCCTGGTGTTGGGGGAGGACGTGGTTCTGGAGAGGCTAGCACTCCAAGTTATGAAGTCATTACAGCAGAGAAAGCCATTGATGAGAGCAATGTGGGAA
- the LOC131333675 gene encoding SUPPRESSOR OF ABI3-5 isoform X2 has product MDPGRYGLQQGWENNSALEGYGAVHEPNFRAGGSYDDRRFIEERLPRDNLYPRNAFHRDTLERENYPPPPPAVGPWPRSRRRSYEEEYPLERDSRRHEKPYADSYNDLDSFHKADKYHEIDTFQEIDTFQEYDKSRDGYRRIDNYSDHVYDRPSRYGGRGRDDPAYEDYAYRSRVSHQNREDSHERDYDYGRHSYDSDYDRGSRRDSSWSRRESRDRDKISRERDRSPHRRHDRSRSRGHDDHPRSRSRSRSPRSRSRGRSYREDSYDDGRYERSEKRRDRDRTHEHYSVSPSATVVVKGLSQKTTEEDLYQILAEWGPLRHVRVIKERNSGISRGFAFIDFPSVGAARAMMDKIGDDGLVVDGRKLFFEYSKPTGGAGGPSFGPDNAFKSGHANHRSVTVPSDWMCTICGCINFARRTSCFQCNEPRTDDAPPADMASSNPTPMGKKGEAGPTHVLVVRGLDENADEEMLRYEFSKHAPIKDLRLVRDKFTHVSRGFAFVHFHTVEDATKALEATNGTTLEKNGQILRVAYAKSILGPASGPSGSSQSSSLAAAAIEAAAFSQQYDAVGWAPKEYNADDTQSTGGQEQGSGVVAGPKDASAPQSGFVWDEASGYYYDATSGFYYDGNTGLYYDGNNGIWYSFDQQTQQYVPCSDQSDNKTSGKLTESSKPSDVSASRKVVISAPAATITSSSVKAVSSLPDAVQAAANAAIAAEKKEKEKLKEIRLASKSSILANKKKMSNVLTLWKQRSHEGQAPRVAIEENQPSVSAEDRSNSVAGVSTKSRYKMESASMKENVVTSSGFTPTTIAAQSVSLEAEVRPRPVSNSSGGTLMGVIRGSGRGVVKSDTSFSSSPAPYSLSPAPYTATNADAPPTATVTPFRTDASALGSPYVPPVAAGGGKRRFSEMPIQSASTTQKEQQAQTAYRDRAAERRSLYGSSSSIGDGASDIGLGDTNRDSAFKKGLVDSMPFPPGVGGGRGSGEASTPSYEVITAEKAIDESNVGNRMLRNMGWQEGLGLGKDGSGMIEPVQAKAVEHRAGLGSQQKKVVDPGLEVQAGDSYRTLIQKKAIARFREMSS; this is encoded by the exons ATGGATCCTGGTCGTTATGGTCTTCAGCAAGGATGGGAAAATAACAGC GCTTTGGAGGGGTATGGTGCAGTCCATGAGCCAAACTTCCG GGCTGGTGGTTCCTATGATGATAGGAGGTTTATTGAAGAAAGACTACCAAGGGATAACCTCTACCCCAGGAATGCCTTCCACCGGGATACATTGGAGAGGGAGAACtatccacctccacctcctgcTGTTGGTCCATGGCCTCGATCAAGAAGGAGAAGTTATGAAGAAGAATATCCACTTGAGAGGGACTCTAGACGACATGAGAAGCCATATGCTGATTCATATAATGATTTGGATTCTTTTCACAAAGCTGACAAGTATCACGAGATTGATACATTTCAGGAGATTGATACATTTCAGGAATATGACAAGTCTCGGGATGGTTATCGCAGGATTGACAACTACTCTGATCACGTCTATGACAGGCCTTCTAGATATGGGGGACGTGGGCGTGATGATCCGGCATATGAGGATTATGCATATAGATCTCGTGTTTCCCATCAAAACCGGGAAGATAGCCACGAGAGGGATTATGATTATGGAAGGCATAGTTATGATTCAGATTACGATAGAGGTAGTAGGAGAGATAGTAGTTGGAGTCGTCGTGAATCTCGTGATCGTGACAAGATAAGCCGTGAAAGAGATAGGAGTCCACATAGAAGACATGACCGTTCTAGGTCTAGGGGACATGACGATCACCCAAGGTCGAGGTCGAGATCAAGGTCTCCTCGGAGTCGAAGTCGCGGTCGGAGTTATCGAGAGGACAGCTACGACGATGGTCGATATGAGAGAAGTGAGAAGCGAAGAGATCGTGACCGTACGCATGAGCATTACTCTGTG TCTCCATCTGCCACTGTAGTTGTTAAGGGTCTCTCCCAAAAGACAACAGAGGAAGATTTGTACCAAATCCTT GCTGAATGGGGACCCCTTCGTCATGTCCGTGTGATCAAAGAACGCAATTCGGGCATCTCTCGTGGATTTGCTTTTATTGATTTTCCTTCAGTG GGAGCTGCGCGTGCGATGATGGATAAAATTGGAGACGACGGTCTTGTCGTTGATGGTAGGAAGCTTTTCTTTGAGTACAG CAAGCCAACTGGAGGGGCAGGTGGACCGTCATTTGGGCCGGACAATGCATTTAAATCAGGTCATGCTAACCACAGAAGTGTCACAGTACCATCTGATTGGATGTGCACAATCTGTGGCTGCATCAATTTTGCAAGGCGAACATCCTGCTTTCAG TGTAACGAGCCACGAACAGATGATGCTCCACCAGCAGATATGGCATCATCAAATCCCACGCCAATGGGGAAGAAAGGGGAGGCAG GTCCTACCCATGTTTTGGTTGTCCGTGGATTGGATGAAAATGCTGATGAAGAAATGCTTCGTTATGAATTTTCTAAACATGCTCCAATTAAG GATCTTCGTCTGGTCAGAGACAAGTTCACTCATGTTTCAAGGGGATTTGCTTTTGTCCATTTTCATACG GTTGAGGACGCAACTAAAGCTCTTGAAGCAACAAATGGGACAACTCTGGAGAAGAATGGGCAGATTTTGCGAGTAGCATATGCAAAAAGCATTCTTGGACCAGCATCAGGGCCATCAGGATCATCTCAGTCGAGCAGTCTTGCTGCAGCTGCAATTGAGGCTGCAGCATTTTCTCAACAG TATGATGCAGTTGGATGGGCACCAAAAGAATATAATGCAGATGATACGCAGTCCACTGGTGGGCAGGAGCAGGGTAGTGGAGTGGTTGCAGGCCCAAAGGATGCTTCTGCTCCACAATCTGGCTTTGTGTGGGATGAAGCATCTGGCTACTATTATGATGCTACTTCTGGGTTCTACTATGATGGAAATACAG GTTTGTATTATGACGGTAACAACGGAATTTGGTATTCTTTCGATCAGCAAACTCAGCAGTATGTCCCTTGCTCTGACCAGAGCGACAACAAAACATCTGGAAAATTAACTGAATCTTCCAAGCCATCCGATGTTTCTGCCAGTAGGAAAGTGGTTATTTCTGCACCAGCTGCTACGATAACTTCATCAAGTGTCAAGGCTGTGTCGTCATTGCCAGATGCCGTTCAGGCCGCTGCCAATGCAGCTATAGCTgcggaaaagaaagagaaggagaagCTGAAAGAAATTAGGCTTGCTTCAAAGAGCAGTATTCTGGccaacaagaagaaaatgagtaATGTGTTAACGTTGTGGAAGCAGAGGAGCCACGAAGGGCAAGCACCACGTGTTGCAATTGAGGAAAATCAGCCATCTGTTTCAGCTGAAGACAGATCTAATTCTGTTGCTGGAGTTTCCACAAAGAGTAGGTACAAAATGGAATCTGCCAGTATGAAGGAGAATGTTGTAACCAGTTCTGGgtttactccaaccacaattGCTGCTCAGTCGGTTAGTTTGGAGGCTGAGGTTAGGCCAAGGCCTGTGAGTAACAGCTCAGGGGGTACTTTAATGGGGGTAATTAGAGGGTCCGGTAGGGGTGTGGTGAAATCAGATACTTCATTCTCTTCATCTCCCGCTCCATACTCTTTATCTCCCGCTCCTTACACAGCAACAAATGCAGATGCACCACCCACAGCAACTGTGACACCCTTTAGAACGGATGCATCTGCCTTGGGTTCTCCTTACGTTCCACCTGTAGCAGCTGGAGGTGGCAAGAGGAGGTTTTCTGAGATGCCAATTCAGTCAGCTTCTACTACTCAGAAGGAACAACAGGCTCAGACTGCCTATAGGGATCGTGCAGCGGAGAGGAGGAGCTTGTATGGTTCGTCATCATCAATTGGAGACGGCGCATCTGACATTGGCCTTGGGGATACAA ATCGAGATTCGGCATTCAAAAAGGGTTTAGTCGATTCAATGCCTTTTCCCCCTGGTGTTGGGGGAGGACGTGGTTCTGGAGAGGCTAGCACTCCAAGTTATGAAGTCATTACAGCAGAGAAAGCCATTGATGAGAGCAATGTGGGAA
- the LOC131333675 gene encoding SUPPRESSOR OF ABI3-5 isoform X4, which yields MDPGRYGLQQGWENNSALEGYGAVHEPNFRAGGSYDDRRFIEERLPRDNLYPRNAFHRDTLERENYPPPPPAVGPWPRSRRRSYEEEYPLERDSRRHEKPYADSYNDLDSFHKADKYHEIDTFQEIDTFQEYDKSRDGYRRIDNYSDHVYDRPSRYGGRGRDDPAYEDYAYRSRVSHQNREDSHERDYDYGRHSYDSDYDRGSRRDSSWSRRESRDRDKISRERDRSPHRRHDRSRSRGHDDHPRSRSRSRSPRSRSRGRSYREDSYDDGRYERSEKRRDRDRTHEHYSVSPSATVVVKGLSQKTTEEDLYQILAEWGPLRHVRVIKERNSGISRGFAFIDFPSVGAARAMMDKIGDDGLVVDGRKLFFEYSKPTGGAGGPSFGPDNAFKSGHANHRSVTVPSDWMCTICGCINFARRTSCFQCNEPRTDDAPPADMASSNPTPMGKKGEAGPTHVLVVRGLDENADEEMLRYEFSKHAPIKDLRLVRDKFTHVSRGFAFVHFHTVEDATKALEATNGTTLEKNGQILRVAYAKSILGPASGPSGSSQSSSLAAAAIEAAAFSQQYDAVGWAPKEYNADDTQSTGGQEQGSGVVAGPKDASAPQSGFVWDEASGYYYDATSGFYYDGNTGLYYDGNNGIWYSFDQQTQQYVPCSDQSDNKTSGKLTESSKPSDVSASRKVVISAPAATITSSSVKAVSSLPDAVQAAANAAIAAEKKEKEKLKEIRLASKSSILANKKKMSNVLTLWKQRSHEGQAPRVAIEENQPSVSAEDRSNSVAGVSTKSRYKMESASMKENVVTSSGFTPTTIAAQSVSLEAEVRPRPVSNSSGGTLMGVIRGSGRGVVKSDTSFSSSPAPYSLSPAPYTATNADAPPTATVTPFRTDASALGSPYVPPVAAGGGKRRFSEMPIQSASTTQKEQQAQTAYRDRAAERRSLYGSSSSIGDGASDIGLGDTSKLSLEFCLQSASFTLIVF from the exons ATGGATCCTGGTCGTTATGGTCTTCAGCAAGGATGGGAAAATAACAGC GCTTTGGAGGGGTATGGTGCAGTCCATGAGCCAAACTTCCG GGCTGGTGGTTCCTATGATGATAGGAGGTTTATTGAAGAAAGACTACCAAGGGATAACCTCTACCCCAGGAATGCCTTCCACCGGGATACATTGGAGAGGGAGAACtatccacctccacctcctgcTGTTGGTCCATGGCCTCGATCAAGAAGGAGAAGTTATGAAGAAGAATATCCACTTGAGAGGGACTCTAGACGACATGAGAAGCCATATGCTGATTCATATAATGATTTGGATTCTTTTCACAAAGCTGACAAGTATCACGAGATTGATACATTTCAGGAGATTGATACATTTCAGGAATATGACAAGTCTCGGGATGGTTATCGCAGGATTGACAACTACTCTGATCACGTCTATGACAGGCCTTCTAGATATGGGGGACGTGGGCGTGATGATCCGGCATATGAGGATTATGCATATAGATCTCGTGTTTCCCATCAAAACCGGGAAGATAGCCACGAGAGGGATTATGATTATGGAAGGCATAGTTATGATTCAGATTACGATAGAGGTAGTAGGAGAGATAGTAGTTGGAGTCGTCGTGAATCTCGTGATCGTGACAAGATAAGCCGTGAAAGAGATAGGAGTCCACATAGAAGACATGACCGTTCTAGGTCTAGGGGACATGACGATCACCCAAGGTCGAGGTCGAGATCAAGGTCTCCTCGGAGTCGAAGTCGCGGTCGGAGTTATCGAGAGGACAGCTACGACGATGGTCGATATGAGAGAAGTGAGAAGCGAAGAGATCGTGACCGTACGCATGAGCATTACTCTGTG TCTCCATCTGCCACTGTAGTTGTTAAGGGTCTCTCCCAAAAGACAACAGAGGAAGATTTGTACCAAATCCTT GCTGAATGGGGACCCCTTCGTCATGTCCGTGTGATCAAAGAACGCAATTCGGGCATCTCTCGTGGATTTGCTTTTATTGATTTTCCTTCAGTG GGAGCTGCGCGTGCGATGATGGATAAAATTGGAGACGACGGTCTTGTCGTTGATGGTAGGAAGCTTTTCTTTGAGTACAG CAAGCCAACTGGAGGGGCAGGTGGACCGTCATTTGGGCCGGACAATGCATTTAAATCAGGTCATGCTAACCACAGAAGTGTCACAGTACCATCTGATTGGATGTGCACAATCTGTGGCTGCATCAATTTTGCAAGGCGAACATCCTGCTTTCAG TGTAACGAGCCACGAACAGATGATGCTCCACCAGCAGATATGGCATCATCAAATCCCACGCCAATGGGGAAGAAAGGGGAGGCAG GTCCTACCCATGTTTTGGTTGTCCGTGGATTGGATGAAAATGCTGATGAAGAAATGCTTCGTTATGAATTTTCTAAACATGCTCCAATTAAG GATCTTCGTCTGGTCAGAGACAAGTTCACTCATGTTTCAAGGGGATTTGCTTTTGTCCATTTTCATACG GTTGAGGACGCAACTAAAGCTCTTGAAGCAACAAATGGGACAACTCTGGAGAAGAATGGGCAGATTTTGCGAGTAGCATATGCAAAAAGCATTCTTGGACCAGCATCAGGGCCATCAGGATCATCTCAGTCGAGCAGTCTTGCTGCAGCTGCAATTGAGGCTGCAGCATTTTCTCAACAG TATGATGCAGTTGGATGGGCACCAAAAGAATATAATGCAGATGATACGCAGTCCACTGGTGGGCAGGAGCAGGGTAGTGGAGTGGTTGCAGGCCCAAAGGATGCTTCTGCTCCACAATCTGGCTTTGTGTGGGATGAAGCATCTGGCTACTATTATGATGCTACTTCTGGGTTCTACTATGATGGAAATACAG GTTTGTATTATGACGGTAACAACGGAATTTGGTATTCTTTCGATCAGCAAACTCAGCAGTATGTCCCTTGCTCTGACCAGAGCGACAACAAAACATCTGGAAAATTAACTGAATCTTCCAAGCCATCCGATGTTTCTGCCAGTAGGAAAGTGGTTATTTCTGCACCAGCTGCTACGATAACTTCATCAAGTGTCAAGGCTGTGTCGTCATTGCCAGATGCCGTTCAGGCCGCTGCCAATGCAGCTATAGCTgcggaaaagaaagagaaggagaagCTGAAAGAAATTAGGCTTGCTTCAAAGAGCAGTATTCTGGccaacaagaagaaaatgagtaATGTGTTAACGTTGTGGAAGCAGAGGAGCCACGAAGGGCAAGCACCACGTGTTGCAATTGAGGAAAATCAGCCATCTGTTTCAGCTGAAGACAGATCTAATTCTGTTGCTGGAGTTTCCACAAAGAGTAGGTACAAAATGGAATCTGCCAGTATGAAGGAGAATGTTGTAACCAGTTCTGGgtttactccaaccacaattGCTGCTCAGTCGGTTAGTTTGGAGGCTGAGGTTAGGCCAAGGCCTGTGAGTAACAGCTCAGGGGGTACTTTAATGGGGGTAATTAGAGGGTCCGGTAGGGGTGTGGTGAAATCAGATACTTCATTCTCTTCATCTCCCGCTCCATACTCTTTATCTCCCGCTCCTTACACAGCAACAAATGCAGATGCACCACCCACAGCAACTGTGACACCCTTTAGAACGGATGCATCTGCCTTGGGTTCTCCTTACGTTCCACCTGTAGCAGCTGGAGGTGGCAAGAGGAGGTTTTCTGAGATGCCAATTCAGTCAGCTTCTACTACTCAGAAGGAACAACAGGCTCAGACTGCCTATAGGGATCGTGCAGCGGAGAGGAGGAGCTTGTATGGTTCGTCATCATCAATTGGAGACGGCGCATCTGACATTGGCCTTGGGGATACAAGTAAGCTCAGTTTAGAATTTTGTTTACAGTCTGCTTCTTTTACCTTGATAGTATTCTGA